Proteins found in one Candidatus Amarolinea dominans genomic segment:
- a CDS encoding SUMF1/EgtB/PvdO family nonheme iron enzyme, translating into MQEWTRSLWGSQPGQPDFGYPYDRKHGREIIAPTKLPAQARLVHRGGSFKSQPADLRCTARGNALPDSRIAWRGFRVAMILEEPT; encoded by the coding sequence GTGCAGGAGTGGACGCGCTCGCTGTGGGGCAGCCAGCCCGGCCAACCCGATTTCGGCTATCCCTATGACCGCAAGCACGGCCGCGAGATCATCGCCCCGACCAAACTGCCCGCGCAGGCACGGCTGGTGCATCGCGGCGGGTCGTTCAAGTCGCAGCCGGCCGATCTGCGCTGCACCGCGCGCGGCAACGCCCTGCCCGACAGCCGCATCGCCTGGCGCGGGTTTCGCGTCGCCATGATCCTGGAGGAGCCAACATGA
- a CDS encoding SIR2 family protein, with protein MKDLRQQRQTRPGLTDSIKSGLAVPILSDEAIFDLVLPGHPSLAEAYAEYTGYPLDDRDNLPRIAKFCKLNRQREAVQTGGDFTHNDLRADFCDFVKNFIYAQAEAHGADADLLAEAEARFAATTVTGFAGVLGYPSFDRGPDDPLQVLANLPFRVLLTTSPYTFLEAALVRAGKTPRSTVIRWRQDLRDLIDPRIADVPAGREPGDFPLVCHLFGLESTSSSLVLTEDDYLEFLVDVNLGRGDDKRDSVPAQVRKALSGDLLVLGFSLNSWAFRASTPG; from the coding sequence ATGAAAGACCTGCGCCAACAGCGCCAGACCCGCCCCGGCCTGACCGACAGCATCAAGAGCGGCCTGGCCGTGCCGATCCTCAGCGATGAGGCGATCTTCGACCTGGTCCTGCCGGGCCATCCGTCGCTGGCGGAGGCGTATGCCGAATACACCGGCTACCCGCTGGACGACCGCGACAACCTGCCGCGTATCGCCAAGTTCTGCAAGCTGAACCGCCAGCGCGAGGCGGTGCAGACCGGCGGCGACTTCACCCACAACGACCTGCGCGCCGACTTCTGCGACTTCGTCAAGAACTTCATCTATGCCCAGGCCGAGGCGCACGGCGCTGACGCCGATCTGCTGGCGGAAGCCGAGGCGCGGTTCGCCGCCACCACGGTGACCGGGTTCGCCGGGGTGCTGGGCTATCCCAGCTTCGACCGCGGCCCCGATGATCCGCTGCAGGTGCTGGCCAATCTGCCCTTCCGCGTCCTGCTGACCACCAGCCCCTACACCTTCCTGGAGGCCGCGCTGGTCAGGGCCGGCAAGACCCCGCGCAGCACGGTGATCCGCTGGCGCCAGGACCTGCGCGACCTGATTGATCCGCGCATCGCCGATGTGCCCGCAGGGCGGGAGCCGGGGGATTTCCCGCTGGTCTGCCACCTGTTCGGGCTGGAGAGCACTTCCAGCTCGCTGGTGCTGACCGAGGACGACTACCTGGAGTTCCTGGTGGACGTGAACCTGGGCCGCGGGGACGATAAGCGCGACAGCGTGCCGGCCCAGGTGCGCAAGGCGCTCAGCGGCGACCTGCTGGTGCTGGGCTTCAGCCTCAACAGTTGGGCCTTTCGCGCCTCTACGCCGGGCTGA